From a region of the Acinetobacter larvae genome:
- a CDS encoding IS3 family transposase (programmed frameshift) yields the protein MTRRKRRNHSAEFKAKVALAALKGDHTLAELSTEFDLHQNQIIAWKNQLLEQSSSIFDQACPNKEPDIDLKALHAKIGHQALQIGFFRGCAQKNRATERQKMIDKTHKLSVRQQAQLVQINRSTLYYKPKEVSSTDLSLMRLIDEIHLDYPFMSSRMIRDMLQRQGHQIGRRKVRRLMGLMGIHALYPKPNTSKPNLAHRIYPYLLKNMVIERSNQVWCTDITYIPMAKGFVYLCAIMDWHSRKVLAHRVSISMETDFCIAALQEAIVKYGCPEVFNTLAQQCRSGSQFTSEAFLNELKLRNIRISMDGKGRWMDNVMIERLWRSLKHEEVYLKAYDTVKIAKQSIADYFKFYNQKRSHSSLNKATPDEFYDRHLPKLMAA from the exons ATGACACGAAGAAAACGTCGTAACCACTCAGCAGAGTTCAAAGCTAAAGTTGCACTTGCTGCACTCAAAGGCGATCATACCCTCGCTGAGCTTTCTACTGAGTTTGATTTGCATCAGAATCAAATCATTGCCTGGAAGAACCAACTGCTTGAACAATCAAGCAGCATTTTCGATCAGGCATGCCCAAATAAAGAACCTGATATTGATCTAAAAGCCCTACATGCCAAAATCGGACATCAGGCACTGCAAATTG GATTTTTTAGAGGGTGCGCTCAGAAAAACAGGGCAACTGAGCGTCAAAAAATGATCGATAAGACCCATAAACTTTCGGTGCGACAACAAGCACAATTGGTTCAGATCAATCGTAGTACGTTGTATTACAAGCCTAAAGAGGTTTCATCAACCGATTTGAGTTTGATGCGTCTGATCGATGAAATTCATCTCGATTACCCGTTTATGAGCAGTCGAATGATACGTGACATGTTACAACGTCAAGGGCATCAAATTGGTCGGCGTAAAGTCCGGCGTTTAATGGGCTTGATGGGAATACATGCCTTGTATCCTAAGCCGAATACGAGCAAGCCAAATCTTGCACACCGTATTTATCCGTATCTGTTGAAAAACATGGTTATAGAGCGTTCTAATCAAGTCTGGTGTACAGATATAACGTACATTCCGATGGCAAAGGGCTTTGTCTATCTATGTGCGATTATGGATTGGCATAGCCGCAAGGTTTTGGCTCATCGTGTTTCTATTAGTATGGAAACGGACTTTTGCATAGCAGCTTTACAAGAAGCAATTGTTAAATATGGTTGCCCTGAAGTGTTTAACACCCTTGCGCAGCAGTGCCGCTCAGGCAGTCAATTTACAAGCGAAGCGTTCTTGAATGAACTGAAATTGCGTAATATCCGCATTAGCATGGATGGTAAAGGGCGATGGATGGATAATGTCATGATTGAGCGGTTGTGGCGCAGTTTGAAGCATGAGGAAGTTTATTTAAAGGCTTATGATACGGTTAAAATAGCGAAGCAATCGATCGCTGATTATTTCAAGTTTTATAATCAAAAACGGTCACACTCAAGTTTAAACAAAGCAACACCAGATGAATTCTATGATCGACATTTACCAAAATTAATGGCAGCATAA
- a CDS encoding fimbrial protein has protein sequence MKSTYLFAISIILTLIYAPSLWAAPCNSNRDSLSANVTTITANISNKITNGVYTPTPEATGQYTASKLVDCINMIANNSAKNKSSYFNIDGSSSNLDLAKSLNIASRTYYKIIGSNDAFANAHGYITFQIRENKSGSQFHNISSRITFYNNVSGKNESSTQGIAIIKPNIIFDQEPTTKININNLKLGTLYLSLTQDNNNVIRDQQVAYLSFQYNPPVFPTCSVNSQTITLPTLSANTLKKSGDEAGTTNFTITTRCPTEASGKKLVAKIVDSSNLNNNSNILSNANKNSNVALKIYDVKTNQAISFQNNFDYGQFTGTSSQNTVLKQFRVNYYKSNNQATVAGKVNGQAIFSVVYK, from the coding sequence ATGAAAAGCACCTATTTATTTGCAATAAGCATTATTTTAACGCTGATTTATGCTCCATCCCTCTGGGCAGCACCCTGTAATAGCAATAGAGACAGCTTATCTGCAAATGTTACAACCATTACTGCGAATATTTCTAACAAAATTACCAATGGTGTCTATACCCCGACTCCTGAAGCAACAGGACAATATACAGCCAGTAAACTCGTAGACTGTATCAATATGATCGCAAATAATAGTGCAAAAAACAAAAGCTCATATTTCAATATAGACGGATCATCAAGCAATCTAGATTTGGCAAAAAGCTTAAACATTGCATCAAGGACTTATTATAAAATAATCGGCAGCAATGACGCATTTGCCAATGCGCATGGTTATATCACCTTTCAAATTCGAGAAAATAAAAGTGGCAGCCAGTTTCACAATATTTCATCAAGAATTACATTCTATAATAACGTTTCAGGAAAAAATGAATCATCAACACAAGGTATAGCCATTATAAAGCCGAATATTATTTTTGACCAAGAACCCACGACTAAGATTAATATCAATAATCTAAAATTAGGCACATTATATTTGTCTTTAACTCAAGATAATAATAATGTTATCCGTGACCAGCAAGTTGCTTACTTAAGCTTCCAATATAATCCTCCCGTATTCCCCACCTGTAGTGTCAATAGTCAAACCATTACTCTGCCGACTTTGTCTGCTAACACGCTAAAGAAAAGTGGCGATGAGGCTGGTACGACCAATTTCACCATTACCACGCGATGTCCAACAGAAGCAAGTGGTAAAAAACTGGTCGCTAAAATCGTTGACAGTAGTAATTTAAATAACAACTCCAACATTTTGAGCAATGCCAATAAAAACAGCAATGTTGCTTTAAAAATATATGATGTAAAAACCAATCAAGCTATAAGCTTTCAAAATAATTTTGATTATGGTCAATTTACGGGAACGTCCTCACAAAATACGGTATTAAAGCAATTTAGAGTAAATTATTATAAGAGCAATAATCAAGCCACGGTCGCAGGTAAAGTCAATGGTCAAGCGATTTTTAGCGTGGTTTACAAATAG